From Candidatus Neomarinimicrobiota bacterium:
TGAGCCGGAGCGCATCAAATACCTCTTCCTGACCCACACCCATGCCGACCACATCGGGGCAATACCTCGCCTGAGAAGAATATGGCCTCATCTGAAGGTTGTAGCCAGCCCAGTAGGAGAAAAGCTGTTGACTAGGCTGGTCACAAAGGAGGAGGCGCTTAAGGAGTTCATCACGACGGACCGTGATATCGCCGGGATTATGCTCTCCAAAGGCGAGATTGACGCCGTCCCCCCCGAGCTGGATAACTATACCTTTGGTGTGGATATGGTGGTTAAGGAGGGTGACCGACTTGACCTCGGCTCAGGAGTATCGTGGGCTGTCTATGATACCCCGGGGCATTCGCCGTGTCATATCTCCCTGCACAATGAAAGAGAGGGGACACTGGTCATCGGAGACGCCACCGGATTCTACGCGCCCGAAAAGGATATTTTCTGGCCCAATTACTTCAGCTCTCTTGAGGCCTACTGCGACAGCATCCGGAAGCTCGCATCACTGCCGGCCCAGAGAGGAGCTTTATGTCACAACGGTGTTATTGAAGGCGGGGTCAAACGTCATTTCCAGAAGGCCCTCAGGGCTACGGAGTCCTACCATCGGGAGATGATGGCCAGGCTGGACAGGGGGGAAGACCCTGATGAGATTGCCCTGGAGAGGGCAAGGTGGGTGGTCACCTTTACCGCTCTGCTACCATTTGAGGGAATAAGGGCACTGACCACACTGCTGCTCAGACGTTCTCAGTCCGCAGTCGTCAGTGAAGGCCTGTTAGCCATCCCGTAATGGATAATATAACTATGGAGCTGTGTAGCGGCGTGGTAGCGCATAATCCCATAGCTGTTGACATCTTCAAGGCCAGAGTTTCCGGCGAGGTAATCATACCCCCCGTCCACAGCTCACCGAGGCCTATGGGGCTGCCTTCATCGCCCGCGAATCACCCGGTTGATATGTCGGCATGGCCGGTAATATACTCAGATAGCACCAAGCTGGAGAGAAAGTAATGCCGGAAGGACAGCCGGATACTAGAAGCAATTACGGCCGGGTTACTGATGAGGTTGTGGCCCGGCTGGCCGACATAGTCGGCGATAAGAACGTCCTGACGGGAGAAGTGCTGGAGAACTACTCCCGCGATGAGATGCCCGGGAAAAGGTCTTTCCTCCCCGAAGTAGTGGTAAAACCTGAAAACAGCCGTTCCGTAGCCGAAATACTGAAACTGGCTAACCAGAAGGTCATCCCGGTTACTCCCAGAGGGGGAGGGACTGGTCTCTCCGGAGGGGCAGCCCCCATCTACGGAGGTATCGTCCTCTCACTGGAGAAGATGAACCGCATATTGGAGATTGATAAGGCCAACTTTGTGGCCAGCGTCGAGGCCGGCGTTGCCCTCTCCGATTTACTCAAAGCTGCGAGCGAGCAGGGACTCTATTATCCACTATACCCCGGCGAGGCCAGTGCTGCCATCGGTGGCAACGTGGCGACCAATGCCGGCGGAATCAATGCCGTGAAGTACGGCGTTACCCGGCATTTTGTCCTAGGACTGGAAATAGTGCTGCCCAGCGGCGAGATAATCCAGACGGGAGGTAAGTTCGTTAAATGCTCTACCGCCTACGACCTGACACAGTTAATCATCGGGTCAGAGGGCACCCTAGCGGTGATTACCAAGGTCCTGCTGAGGCTGGTTACCCCCCCGGGGAAGACGGAAATACTCTTCATTCCCTTCCACAACCTTCATGCTGCCATAAGCTCTGTCCCTGACATACTGCAGCGGGGGATACTCCCCGCGGGCATAGAGTTTATGGAGAGAGATATGATCAAACTGGCCGAGCAGTATACGGGTAAAAAAATTCCCCTCCATGACCATGAAGCCTTTCTTATGATTTTTGTGGAGGGGGAAAATGACGAGGAGATTCACCGGCAGGCCAATGAAATCGGCTCAATCTGCCTGAACAATGGTGCCGTTGATGTCTT
This genomic window contains:
- a CDS encoding MBL fold metallo-hydrolase, with product MTDKRYSNISITPNFYQLGTPSFPAYLSLGDDGMIIEGGTGATFAIIINQLKELGIEPERIKYLFLTHTHADHIGAIPRLRRIWPHLKVVASPVGEKLLTRLVTKEEALKEFITTDRDIAGIMLSKGEIDAVPPELDNYTFGVDMVVKEGDRLDLGSGVSWAVYDTPGHSPCHISLHNEREGTLVIGDATGFYAPEKDIFWPNYFSSLEAYCDSIRKLASLPAQRGALCHNGVIEGGVKRHFQKALRATESYHREMMARLDRGEDPDEIALERARWVVTFTALLPFEGIRALTTLLLRRSQSAVVSEGLLAIP
- a CDS encoding FAD-binding oxidoreductase, which encodes MPEGQPDTRSNYGRVTDEVVARLADIVGDKNVLTGEVLENYSRDEMPGKRSFLPEVVVKPENSRSVAEILKLANQKVIPVTPRGGGTGLSGGAAPIYGGIVLSLEKMNRILEIDKANFVASVEAGVALSDLLKAASEQGLYYPLYPGEASAAIGGNVATNAGGINAVKYGVTRHFVLGLEIVLPSGEIIQTGGKFVKCSTAYDLTQLIIGSEGTLAVITKVLLRLVTPPGKTEILFIPFHNLHAAISSVPDILQRGILPAGIEFMERDMIKLAEQYTGKKIPLHDHEAFLMIFVEGENDEEIHRQANEIGSICLNNGAVDVFMPTGSRAKRNLLEAREKFYYALQQFGMLDFADVVVPRSNIAELLETAHRMGEEHQIPIIALGHAGDGNVHLTLMGQARDEDEPTVKELLNKLCQVGVSLGGTISGEHGLGFAKKDYLPIADSAGKIELMKKIKRAFDPNGIMNPGKIFSPE